Proteins from one Microbacterium sp. Root553 genomic window:
- the hisD gene encoding histidinol dehydrogenase gives MLRTIDLRGRELSPADMLAAVPRATQARAEALDTAARIVDDVRERGEEALREQAERFDGVVGHDLRVPAAHIEEAMASLDPEVRAALDEAIRRVRIASAAQVPASQVTRIGAGATITQRWQPVHRAGVYIPGGKAVYPSSVIMNVVPAQVAGVEQIALASPPQRDQDGRVHPTILAAAGLLGITEVYAVGGAGAIGAFAYGVAGIGLDPVDVLSGPGNNYVASAKRAVAGVVGTDSEAGATEILVVADAEADPRLIAADLVSQAEHDEQASAVLVTDSADLADRVVEEVRTRAAATRHAVRVAAALDGPQSAIVLVDDRAMAAAFSNAYAPEHLELHLADAEAAAASFTSAGAVFVGDHTPVSLGDYMAGSNHVLPTGGQARYAPGLGAYTFLRPQQVIAYDRAALAEVRAGVVALADTEVLPAHGEAIEARFTA, from the coding sequence ATCTTGCGCACGATCGATCTGCGGGGGCGCGAGCTCTCGCCGGCTGACATGCTCGCGGCGGTTCCGCGCGCCACCCAGGCCAGGGCCGAGGCCCTCGACACGGCGGCGCGCATCGTCGACGATGTCCGAGAGCGCGGCGAGGAGGCGCTGCGGGAGCAGGCGGAGCGGTTCGACGGGGTCGTCGGCCACGATCTCCGCGTTCCGGCGGCGCACATCGAGGAGGCGATGGCGAGCCTCGACCCCGAGGTCCGTGCCGCTCTCGACGAGGCGATCCGCCGCGTCCGCATCGCCTCTGCCGCCCAGGTGCCGGCGTCCCAGGTGACGCGCATCGGCGCCGGGGCGACCATCACGCAGCGCTGGCAGCCGGTGCATCGAGCGGGCGTCTACATCCCCGGCGGGAAGGCGGTCTACCCGTCGAGCGTGATCATGAACGTCGTCCCCGCGCAGGTCGCGGGGGTGGAGCAGATCGCCCTCGCATCCCCGCCGCAGCGCGACCAGGACGGGCGCGTGCACCCGACGATCCTCGCCGCAGCGGGCCTGCTCGGCATCACCGAGGTGTACGCGGTGGGCGGCGCGGGAGCGATCGGCGCCTTCGCGTACGGGGTCGCCGGCATCGGGCTGGATCCGGTGGACGTGCTGTCCGGCCCCGGTAACAACTACGTCGCCTCCGCGAAGCGCGCGGTGGCCGGTGTCGTCGGCACGGACTCCGAGGCGGGTGCCACCGAGATCCTCGTCGTCGCGGACGCCGAGGCGGACCCGCGACTCATCGCCGCAGATCTCGTGAGCCAGGCCGAGCACGACGAGCAGGCCTCCGCGGTCCTGGTCACGGACTCCGCGGATCTGGCTGATCGGGTGGTGGAGGAAGTCCGCACGCGGGCGGCCGCGACCCGGCACGCGGTCCGTGTCGCGGCGGCGCTCGACGGACCGCAGTCAGCGATCGTGCTGGTGGACGACCGTGCGATGGCGGCGGCGTTCAGCAACGCCTACGCTCCGGAACACCTCGAGCTGCACCTGGCGGATGCCGAGGCCGCGGCCGCGTCGTTCACGAGCGCCGGAGCGGTGTTCGTCGGCGATCACACCCCCGTCAGCCTGGGCGACTACATGGCCGGAAGCAACCACGTGCTGCCGACGGGCGGGCAGGCTCGGTACGCGCCGGGGCTCGGCGCGTACACGTTCCTGCGTCCGCAGCAGGTCATCGCCTACGACCGCGCCGCGCTGGCCGAGGTTCGCGCCGGCGTCGTCGCTCTCGCCGACACCGAGGTGCTGCCCGCTCACGGTGAGGCGATCGAGGCTCGTTTCACGGCGTAG